In Bradyrhizobium lablabi, one DNA window encodes the following:
- a CDS encoding RidA family protein: protein MSKASKEFFSPASLPPPRGYSHIAKVQGGTTVYLAGQVSSDASGKLVGEGDFEAQVEQVFRNLKIAVEAAGGTMADIVKLNIYLVAEVDQASVPKLRAIRDRYVNAEKPPASTLVVVTRLAQPGWLVEIEAIAALEG from the coding sequence ATGAGCAAAGCATCGAAGGAATTCTTCAGCCCGGCGTCGCTGCCGCCGCCGCGCGGCTATTCGCATATTGCGAAGGTCCAGGGAGGTACCACCGTCTATCTGGCTGGCCAGGTATCGAGCGATGCGTCAGGCAAGCTCGTCGGCGAGGGTGATTTCGAAGCGCAGGTCGAACAGGTGTTCCGCAATCTCAAGATCGCGGTCGAAGCGGCCGGCGGCACCATGGCGGATATCGTCAAGCTGAACATCTATCTCGTCGCCGAGGTGGATCAGGCCAGCGTGCCGAAGCTGCGCGCGATCCGCGATCGCTACGTCAATGCCGAGAAACCGCCGGCCAGCACGCTCGTGGTCGTCACGCGGCTGGCTCAGCCGGGCTGGTTGGTCGAGATCGAAGCTATCGCGGCGTTAGAGGGTTGA
- a CDS encoding glutathione S-transferase family protein, translating to MLKFYFNGAPNPTKVALFLEESGLPYELVPVDTRKGDQFKPEFLKVNPNGKVPAIDDDGVFVFDSNAILLYLGEKTGKFLPPNTPKTRAQLLSWLMFVATGVGPYSGQAVHFKTVAPKELEYARTRYQFEAERHYTILNDHLAGHRYMVGDTYTIVDMAFWGWARLAPFVLGEEVYAKYPNVKRLVDEISARPAAARAVALKDKFTFKAEMDDEARGFMFRHLKTKAA from the coding sequence ATGCTCAAATTCTATTTCAACGGTGCGCCCAATCCCACCAAGGTCGCGCTGTTTCTGGAAGAATCCGGCCTGCCTTACGAGCTGGTGCCGGTCGACACCCGCAAGGGCGATCAGTTCAAGCCGGAATTCCTGAAAGTGAATCCGAACGGCAAGGTGCCGGCGATCGACGATGACGGCGTGTTCGTGTTCGATAGCAACGCGATCCTCTTGTACCTCGGCGAGAAGACCGGAAAATTCCTGCCGCCCAATACGCCGAAGACCCGCGCGCAATTGCTGTCGTGGCTGATGTTCGTCGCGACCGGCGTCGGTCCCTATTCGGGCCAGGCGGTGCATTTCAAGACCGTCGCACCGAAGGAGCTGGAATATGCGCGGACCCGCTACCAGTTCGAAGCGGAGCGTCATTACACCATCCTCAACGACCATCTCGCAGGCCACCGCTACATGGTCGGTGACACCTATACCATCGTCGATATGGCGTTCTGGGGCTGGGCGCGGCTGGCGCCCTTCGTGCTCGGCGAAGAGGTCTACGCCAAATATCCCAACGTGAAGCGCCTGGTCGATGAGATTTCGGCGAGGCCCGCTGCGGCGCGGGCGGTCGCGCTGAAGGACAAGTTCACCTTCAAGGCCGAGATGGACGACGAGGCCCGCGGCTTCATGTTCCGCCATCTCAAGACCAAGGCGGCCTAA
- a CDS encoding adenylate/guanylate cyclase domain-containing protein encodes MTDNRVERRLAAILAADVAGYSRLTGLDEEGTHVRLRERLRGLADPKISEHRGKVVKHTGDGVLAEFGSVVDAVRCAIEVQRGMAEQNATMPQVKRIEFRIGIHVGDIIVDDNDIFGDGVNIAARLEGIAEPGGVCISDDAQRQVRGKVDFAFEDMGPQNLKNIVEPMRAWRLRMNASGSAAAPIEPPVESTQALALPDKPSIAVLPFQNMSGDPEQEYFADGMVEEIITALSRFKWLFVIARNSSFTFKGQAVDVKEVGRRLGVRYVLEGSVRKASGKVRISGQLIDAVTGTHIWADRFERDLTDIFALQDEVTVAVVSAIQPKLLQTEIALAARRRPENLTAYDLYLRAMPQFYLATREGLAEAIKLAHRALELDPRFGLVAALAGVCHMQSVLWGYAIDPKFERNEAVRLLRLALSLDDNDPDILALAAVISSFMVGDCESEIEWADRAVALNPNSFLAWGCRGQVYRIAGLPEEAVRSFEHAIRMSPVDPRLHLTFAGMGTAFIELRRFNEAIVAGKKALRQNPSFSAAYRCLASAFAHLGRDAEAREAAARLLEVDRAFTISEWTARGGQSNSKLLIEGLRKAGLPE; translated from the coding sequence TTGACCGACAATCGCGTTGAGCGGCGGCTTGCAGCTATCCTTGCGGCTGATGTGGCTGGATATAGTCGCCTGACCGGCTTGGACGAGGAAGGGACACACGTCCGGCTGAGGGAGCGTTTGCGTGGGCTCGCTGATCCCAAGATCAGCGAACATCGTGGCAAGGTCGTCAAGCACACGGGCGATGGCGTGCTCGCTGAGTTCGGCAGTGTCGTAGATGCGGTGCGCTGCGCCATTGAGGTCCAGCGCGGTATGGCTGAGCAAAATGCTACGATGCCGCAGGTCAAGCGGATCGAATTTCGCATCGGCATCCACGTCGGTGACATCATCGTCGATGACAACGATATCTTTGGCGACGGCGTCAACATCGCCGCTCGCCTTGAAGGGATTGCGGAGCCGGGTGGCGTTTGCATCTCTGACGACGCACAACGTCAGGTCCGCGGGAAGGTCGATTTCGCCTTTGAGGATATGGGTCCGCAGAACCTGAAGAATATTGTTGAACCGATGCGAGCGTGGCGGTTGAGGATGAATGCGAGCGGTTCTGCGGCAGCGCCGATAGAGCCGCCTGTCGAGAGCACGCAAGCTCTGGCACTCCCCGACAAGCCGTCTATCGCCGTGCTTCCGTTCCAGAACATGTCCGGCGATCCCGAGCAGGAGTATTTTGCAGATGGGATGGTTGAGGAGATTATTACCGCGCTGTCGCGTTTCAAATGGTTGTTCGTGATCGCTCGCAATTCGAGCTTTACGTTCAAAGGCCAAGCCGTCGATGTGAAGGAGGTCGGACGCAGGCTTGGCGTGCGCTATGTCCTTGAGGGGTCTGTGCGCAAGGCTTCGGGGAAGGTTCGCATTAGCGGGCAATTGATTGATGCGGTGACGGGCACGCACATATGGGCGGATAGGTTCGAGCGTGACCTAACAGACATTTTCGCGCTTCAGGACGAAGTCACGGTCGCCGTCGTCTCGGCCATTCAGCCAAAGTTGCTTCAAACAGAAATTGCACTGGCGGCGCGGCGGCGACCGGAGAACCTCACCGCCTATGATTTGTATCTTCGAGCAATGCCGCAGTTTTACCTAGCGACTCGCGAAGGTTTGGCTGAGGCGATCAAACTGGCTCATCGCGCTTTGGAGCTGGACCCTCGGTTCGGCTTGGTCGCGGCTTTGGCAGGTGTCTGTCACATGCAAAGCGTCCTTTGGGGCTACGCCATCGATCCCAAATTCGAACGCAACGAAGCAGTTCGGCTTCTTCGCTTGGCATTGAGCCTCGACGACAATGATCCAGACATCTTAGCATTGGCGGCCGTAATCTCGTCCTTCATGGTCGGCGATTGCGAGAGTGAGATCGAATGGGCTGACCGGGCGGTCGCGCTCAACCCAAATTCATTTCTGGCATGGGGCTGCAGAGGCCAGGTCTATCGAATTGCGGGGCTGCCAGAGGAAGCGGTCAGGAGTTTTGAACACGCCATTCGCATGAGCCCGGTAGACCCGCGGCTACACCTGACGTTTGCTGGGATGGGCACGGCCTTTATTGAGCTTCGTCGCTTTAATGAGGCCATCGTCGCAGGGAAGAAAGCCCTGCGTCAGAACCCCTCTTTTTCGGCAGCTTACCGCTGTCTCGCGTCCGCCTTCGCCCATCTCGGACGTGATGCTGAGGCCCGTGAGGCGGCGGCGCGTCTGCTTGAGGTCGATCGCGCGTTCACAATTTCCGAGTGGACCGCTCGGGGCGGGCAATCAAACTCGAAGCTGCTGATTGAGGGTCTGCGTAAAGCGGGATTGCCCGAATGA
- a CDS encoding site-specific DNA-methyltransferase, producing MVVSRRGASARAPRTKFESASSTRIVVGDCVAEMSKLPAASVDLVFADPPYNLQLKGDLKRPDESHVDAVNNDWDKFSSFAAYDDFTRAWLLACRRVMKPSATLWVIGSYHNIFRVGAIMQDLGFWVLNDIVWRKTNPMPNFRGRRFTNAHETMIWAARDENAKGYTFNYEALKAANEDVQARSDWLIPLCTGEERLKGTDGKKVHPTQKPEGLLARVLLSSSKPGDLVIDPFNGTGTTGAVAKRLGRRYIGFERDKAYAAAAVDRIAAVAPLPEATLAPFMTARDAPRVAFSELIERGMIPPGTKLVDSKKRHGALVRADGAIMLGDKVGSIHRIGAVAQGAEACNGWTFWHIETNKGLKLIDELRAEIRSEMAAG from the coding sequence ATGGTTGTGTCGCGTCGCGGGGCGTCTGCAAGGGCGCCCCGCACTAAATTTGAGTCCGCCTCGAGTACCCGTATCGTCGTAGGCGATTGCGTCGCCGAGATGTCGAAATTGCCGGCCGCCTCCGTCGACCTGGTATTCGCCGATCCGCCCTATAATCTGCAGCTCAAGGGCGACCTCAAGCGTCCCGACGAATCCCATGTCGACGCCGTCAACAATGACTGGGACAAGTTTTCATCCTTTGCCGCCTATGACGATTTCACCCGCGCCTGGCTGCTCGCCTGCCGCCGCGTCATGAAGCCGTCGGCGACCTTGTGGGTGATCGGCTCGTATCACAATATTTTCCGCGTCGGCGCCATCATGCAGGATCTGGGATTCTGGGTGCTCAACGACATCGTCTGGCGCAAGACCAATCCGATGCCGAATTTCCGCGGCCGCCGTTTTACCAATGCCCACGAAACCATGATCTGGGCCGCGCGCGACGAAAACGCCAAGGGCTATACGTTCAACTACGAAGCCCTGAAGGCCGCCAACGAGGACGTGCAGGCGCGTTCCGACTGGCTGATCCCGCTCTGCACCGGCGAGGAGCGCCTCAAGGGCACCGACGGCAAGAAGGTCCATCCGACCCAAAAACCCGAAGGCCTGCTGGCGCGGGTGCTGCTGTCGTCATCAAAGCCCGGCGATCTCGTGATCGATCCGTTCAACGGCACCGGCACCACGGGCGCGGTGGCAAAGCGTCTCGGCCGCCGCTATATCGGCTTCGAGCGCGACAAGGCCTATGCGGCGGCTGCCGTTGACCGCATCGCCGCGGTCGCACCGCTGCCGGAAGCAACGCTAGCGCCCTTCATGACCGCGCGCGACGCGCCCCGTGTCGCGTTCTCCGAATTGATCGAGCGCGGCATGATTCCGCCCGGCACTAAACTCGTCGATTCCAAGAAGCGCCACGGCGCGCTGGTCCGCGCCGACGGCGCCATCATGCTTGGCGACAAGGTCGGCTCGATCCACCGCATCGGCGCGGTGGCGCAGGGCGCCGAAGCCTGCAACGGCTGGACCTTCTGGCACATCGAGACCAACAAGGGCCTCAAGCTGATCGACGAGCTGCGCGCCGAAATCCGCTCCGAGATGGCGGCGGGCTGA
- the ypfJ gene encoding KPN_02809 family neutral zinc metallopeptidase gives MRYDDFRRSDDIEDRRGDDGGGGGGGLGLPMGGGGLGIGTIIVLGLVGYAFGIDPRILIGGAQILTGGGQAPTYQTDRRSGTVKTGAPTDEMGSMIAGILGEIDDRWSEIFQASGQSYTGPKIVLFRNATNGGRCGMAQSAMGPFYCPPDKTIFLDTGFFREVETRFRGCSGNACKFTAAYIIAHEAGHHVQNLLGILPRVTRLQQQAGSKAESNALQVRVELQADCLSGVWVNREEKKRPGFLEAGDIDAALTTASAIGDDTLQRQATGRVVPDSFTHGSAAQRKQWFMTGYQQGTVQACNTFGGGSP, from the coding sequence ATGCGTTACGATGACTTCCGCCGCAGCGACGACATCGAAGACCGTCGCGGCGATGATGGTGGCGGGGGCGGTGGCGGCCTCGGCCTGCCGATGGGCGGCGGCGGGCTCGGCATCGGCACCATCATCGTGCTTGGCCTGGTCGGTTACGCCTTCGGCATCGACCCGCGGATCCTGATCGGCGGCGCGCAAATTCTCACCGGCGGCGGCCAGGCGCCGACCTACCAGACCGATCGCAGGTCCGGCACGGTCAAGACCGGCGCGCCGACCGACGAGATGGGCAGCATGATCGCCGGCATACTGGGTGAGATCGACGATCGCTGGAGCGAGATTTTCCAGGCCTCGGGGCAATCCTATACCGGTCCGAAAATCGTGCTGTTTCGCAACGCCACCAATGGCGGGCGCTGCGGCATGGCGCAGTCGGCGATGGGACCGTTTTATTGTCCGCCGGACAAGACGATTTTCCTCGATACTGGCTTCTTCCGCGAGGTCGAGACGCGGTTTCGCGGCTGCTCCGGCAATGCCTGCAAGTTCACCGCGGCCTATATCATCGCCCATGAGGCCGGCCATCACGTGCAAAACCTGCTCGGCATCCTGCCGCGGGTGACGCGGCTGCAGCAGCAGGCCGGCAGCAAGGCCGAATCCAACGCGCTGCAGGTCAGGGTCGAGCTGCAGGCGGATTGCCTGTCGGGCGTCTGGGTCAACCGCGAGGAGAAAAAGCGGCCGGGCTTCCTCGAAGCCGGCGACATCGATGCGGCGCTGACCACGGCGTCCGCGATCGGCGACGATACGCTGCAGCGGCAGGCGACCGGGCGGGTGGTGCCTGACTCCTTCACCCACGGCTCCGCCGCGCAGCGCAAGCAATGGTTCATGACCGGCTATCAGCAGGGCACCGTGCAGGCCTGCAACACGTTTGGCGGGGGCAGTCCATAA
- the moaB gene encoding molybdenum cofactor biosynthesis protein B encodes MSSIDETKQFIPLNIAVLTISDTRSLADDKSGTTLAERLIAAGHHLAAREIIVDDVEAIRIIIKRWIADPGVDVVITTGGTGFTGRDVTPEAVEPLFEKRMDGFSIAFHMLSYAKIGTSTVQSRATAGVAGATFIFCLPGSPGACRDAWDGILLAQLDYRTRPCNFVEIMPRLDEHLRRPKAQGASA; translated from the coding sequence ATGTCCTCGATCGACGAGACCAAACAATTCATTCCGCTCAATATCGCGGTGCTGACGATTTCCGATACGCGCTCGCTTGCGGATGACAAATCCGGAACCACTCTGGCGGAGCGGCTCATCGCGGCCGGCCATCATCTCGCGGCGCGCGAGATCATCGTCGACGACGTCGAGGCGATCCGCATCATCATCAAGCGATGGATTGCCGATCCCGGTGTCGACGTCGTCATCACCACCGGCGGCACCGGTTTTACCGGCCGCGATGTGACGCCGGAGGCGGTCGAGCCCCTGTTCGAAAAGCGGATGGACGGCTTTTCCATCGCGTTTCATATGCTGAGCTACGCCAAGATCGGCACCTCGACCGTCCAAAGCCGCGCCACCGCAGGCGTTGCCGGCGCCACCTTCATCTTCTGCCTGCCGGGATCGCCCGGCGCCTGCCGCGATGCCTGGGACGGAATCCTGTTGGCCCAGCTCGATTACCGGACACGGCCCTGCAATTTCGTCGAGATCATGCCGCGGCTCGACGAACATCTGCGCCGCCCGAAAGCGCAGGGGGCGTCGGCTTAA
- a CDS encoding glycosyltransferase gives MLSVIIPTEGVEQPAVATLAALVPGAAAGVIREVLLVDRSDTGVIERVADVAGCRFLRFEGSHAAALAAGARQARSPWLMFLHAGAVLDTGWIDETTQFIQRVSLSDRPRAAIFRYARSPYAEPGLWDGFKFVARMISGPSADQGLLIAREHYDRLGGYAPDARRSEKRLLRQLGRARTVLRSRIMVA, from the coding sequence ATGCTGAGCGTCATTATTCCCACCGAAGGCGTCGAGCAGCCTGCGGTAGCTACCCTCGCAGCTCTGGTGCCCGGCGCCGCCGCCGGCGTGATACGGGAGGTGCTGTTGGTCGACCGTTCGGACACCGGCGTGATTGAGCGGGTCGCCGATGTCGCGGGCTGTCGTTTCCTGCGCTTCGAGGGATCGCATGCCGCGGCGCTGGCAGCCGGCGCGCGCCAGGCCCGCTCGCCGTGGCTGATGTTCCTGCATGCGGGTGCGGTGCTGGATACGGGCTGGATCGATGAAACCACGCAATTCATCCAGCGCGTCTCCTTAAGCGACCGGCCGCGCGCCGCCATCTTCCGTTATGCCCGCTCGCCCTATGCCGAGCCAGGGCTGTGGGATGGTTTCAAATTCGTGGCAAGGATGATCAGCGGGCCGTCGGCGGATCAGGGACTGTTGATCGCACGCGAGCATTACGACCGGCTCGGCGGCTACGCGCCCGACGCCCGCCGCTCCGAGAAAAGGCTGCTCCGGCAGCTCGGCCGCGCGCGCACCGTATTGCGCAGCCGGATCATGGTTGCGTGA
- a CDS encoding PA0069 family radical SAM protein, whose translation MSRASSHALKHPPVTAPSEPAGATSPFPELAVAIERERRRGRGAQSNDSGRFEAEARVAFDDGWQSLDELPPFKTSVALDTARKVITRNDSPDIGFDRSINPYRGCEHGCVYCFARPTHAFLGLSPGLDFETKLFAKPDAPQLLEKELAAQDYEPRMIAIGTNTDPYQPIDRERKIMRGILEVLDRASHPVGIVTKSALVTRDIDILSRMAKRNLAKVAISVTTLDAKLARTMEPRASTPPKRLEALRQLSEAGIPTTVMVAPVIPALNDAEIERILDAAAHAGVKEASYVLLRLPLEVRDLFREWLMANYPDRYRHVFTLIRDMRGGRDYDSQWGTRMKGTGPMAWMIGRRFEIACEKLGLNKRRSKLTTEHFARPKRSGQQLSLF comes from the coding sequence ATGAGTCGAGCATCCTCTCATGCCCTCAAGCACCCGCCGGTCACGGCGCCCTCCGAACCGGCGGGTGCGACTTCGCCTTTTCCCGAGCTGGCGGTCGCCATCGAACGCGAGCGGCGGCGTGGCCGCGGCGCGCAATCCAACGACAGCGGCCGTTTCGAGGCCGAAGCCCGCGTAGCCTTCGACGACGGCTGGCAGAGCCTAGATGAGTTGCCGCCGTTCAAGACCAGCGTCGCGCTCGATACGGCGCGAAAGGTCATCACCCGCAACGATTCCCCCGATATCGGCTTCGACCGTTCGATCAATCCTTACCGGGGTTGCGAGCATGGCTGCGTCTATTGCTTCGCGCGGCCGACCCACGCTTTTCTCGGCCTGTCGCCGGGGCTCGACTTCGAAACCAAACTCTTTGCAAAACCCGATGCGCCGCAGCTTCTGGAAAAGGAACTGGCGGCGCAGGATTACGAACCACGCATGATCGCGATCGGTACCAACACCGATCCGTATCAGCCGATCGACCGCGAGCGCAAGATCATGCGCGGCATTCTGGAGGTGCTGGATCGGGCCTCGCATCCGGTCGGCATCGTGACCAAATCGGCGCTGGTGACCCGCGACATCGATATTCTGTCACGGATGGCGAAGCGCAATCTGGCAAAAGTGGCGATCTCGGTGACGACGCTCGACGCCAAACTGGCGCGCACCATGGAGCCGCGGGCCTCGACGCCGCCGAAGCGGCTAGAGGCGCTGCGGCAACTCTCGGAAGCCGGAATTCCGACCACGGTGATGGTGGCGCCGGTGATCCCCGCGCTCAACGATGCCGAGATCGAGCGCATTCTCGACGCCGCCGCGCATGCCGGCGTCAAGGAAGCGAGCTATGTGCTGCTGCGGCTGCCGCTGGAAGTGCGCGACCTCTTCCGCGAATGGCTGATGGCCAATTATCCCGACCGCTATCGCCACGTCTTCACCCTGATCCGAGACATGCGCGGCGGGCGCGATTACGACTCGCAATGGGGAACGCGGATGAAGGGCACCGGACCGATGGCCTGGATGATCGGACGCCGCTTCGAAATCGCCTGCGAAAAATTAGGGCTCAACAAGCGGCGTTCGAAACTGACCACCGAACATTTCGCGCGGCCGAAACGCAGCGGACAGCAGTTGAGTCTTTTTTAG
- a CDS encoding GNAT family N-acetyltransferase, whose amino-acid sequence MNPDSQPSSAVSDGVVLTTPRMVLRAVGEADIPWLHQKIFSVPEVMNWVFAGTALSRSESDSFIRENFNFKAAPTGLCALVDKASGELIGFAGLSPCQALADDDLEFGFVLAREAWGKGLATEIGQAQLALGFEQLGRPRLLALASAQNAASIGTLQKLGMHYHSDETPVGRSLRRVYCIGADEWRQRHH is encoded by the coding sequence ATGAACCCCGACTCGCAGCCATCATCCGCAGTCAGTGACGGCGTTGTGCTCACAACTCCGCGCATGGTGCTGCGCGCAGTTGGCGAGGCCGACATTCCTTGGCTGCATCAGAAAATCTTCAGCGTTCCGGAAGTAATGAACTGGGTGTTCGCGGGCACGGCGTTATCGCGATCAGAATCGGACAGTTTCATTCGCGAAAACTTCAATTTCAAAGCCGCGCCGACCGGCCTGTGCGCGCTGGTCGACAAGGCAAGCGGCGAGCTGATCGGGTTTGCAGGGCTAAGCCCGTGTCAGGCTTTGGCGGATGATGATCTGGAATTCGGGTTCGTATTGGCGCGCGAAGCCTGGGGGAAGGGTCTTGCGACCGAAATCGGGCAGGCACAACTCGCTCTTGGATTCGAGCAACTTGGGCGGCCACGGCTGCTTGCGCTGGCCTCTGCACAGAACGCGGCCTCGATCGGTACGCTGCAAAAGCTTGGAATGCATTACCATTCGGATGAGACCCCGGTCGGCCGCAGCCTACGCCGGGTTTATTGCATTGGTGCCGACGAATGGCGTCAACGTCACCACTGA
- a CDS encoding ribonuclease HII: MIREKSAKDPAKPTKGVIAVAPPSFRRERALIKRGVWPVAGCDEAGRGPLAGPVVAAAVVLDPKRIPKGIDDSKRLTPERREELFEEICKTASFAVAFASPARIDRDNILRASLWALARAVGALPEMPKHVFVDGRDKLDTACDCDAVIGGDGIVVSIAAASIIAKVTRDRLMRALAQDCPGYGFESHKGYSVPEHLEALDRLGPSVHHRSFFAPVVAAREKHQPWTVKREPDLFAETLTGAEASAEISAGL, translated from the coding sequence ATGATTCGGGAAAAATCCGCCAAAGACCCCGCAAAGCCGACAAAAGGCGTGATCGCGGTCGCGCCGCCGAGCTTTCGCCGCGAGCGCGCGCTGATCAAGCGCGGGGTCTGGCCGGTGGCCGGCTGCGATGAGGCCGGGCGCGGGCCGCTGGCGGGCCCGGTGGTGGCCGCAGCCGTGGTGCTCGATCCCAAACGGATCCCCAAAGGCATCGACGATTCGAAGCGGCTGACACCGGAGCGCCGCGAGGAACTGTTCGAGGAAATCTGCAAGACCGCATCCTTCGCGGTCGCCTTCGCCTCGCCGGCGCGGATCGACCGCGACAATATCCTGCGCGCCTCGCTATGGGCGCTTGCGCGCGCGGTCGGTGCGCTGCCGGAAATGCCCAAACATGTCTTCGTCGATGGCCGCGACAAGCTCGATACCGCGTGCGACTGCGACGCGGTGATCGGCGGCGACGGAATTGTGGTCTCGATCGCGGCGGCCTCGATCATCGCCAAGGTGACGCGCGACCGCCTGATGCGCGCCCTGGCGCAGGATTGCCCGGGGTATGGCTTCGAATCCCACAAGGGTTACAGCGTGCCGGAGCATCTCGAGGCGCTGGACCGGCTGGGCCCGTCGGTGCATCACAGAAGCTTCTTCGCACCCGTTGTGGCGGCGCGGGAAAAACATCAGCCATGGACGGTCAAACGCGAACCCGACCTGTTTGCGGAAACGCTGACGGGTGCCGAGGCAAGCGCGGAGATTTCCGCCGGCCTTTGA
- a CDS encoding glycosyltransferase family 39 protein — MRFTSLIVELIRARPRLVVWLVVLFQAALWLIIPLMLYRSPPGDLATVLAYGREYQVGTDLGPPLAFWLADIAFRLAGNHVFGVYLLAQLCGVAMFWTLYQLARAIVGGQQAVLAVLLTMTVAAFSWPSLEFGPAVLARPLWALLLLHSWQLIGQNRRNAWFAWSIDAGLLLLTISAAPVLLLLVAGFAVTTARGRRTLQSFDPLFALLVVAVLALPYLIWVIRADALALPPWPALSDLSGRALHWGILLGGLVLAISGIVLLMLLNSGWFARNPEEAPIIYRPPVDPLAREFVYFFAIAPALAGSLIAGVFNFDGVAGGAGVALLMSGLAAIVATGDLVQLRRQRLLRSVWAAAILAPALAALAATVFLPWTGNGEVATSLPAKAIANFFGDSFERRTNRPLKAVTGDAQLAALISLDTARPHLLFATAPERTPWLDFAKFNETGGIVVWRASDTVGTPPPEIAQRFPGLVPEVPRAFEQLVTGRQPLLRIGWAIVRPKVP, encoded by the coding sequence ATGCGTTTCACCTCCCTGATCGTCGAACTGATCCGCGCCCGGCCGCGGCTGGTGGTGTGGCTCGTGGTGCTGTTTCAGGCCGCGCTGTGGCTGATCATCCCGCTAATGCTCTATCGCAGCCCTCCCGGCGACTTGGCGACCGTGCTCGCTTACGGCCGGGAATACCAGGTCGGCACCGACCTCGGCCCGCCGCTGGCGTTCTGGCTTGCCGATATCGCGTTTCGTCTCGCCGGCAATCACGTGTTCGGCGTCTATCTGTTGGCGCAGCTTTGCGGGGTCGCGATGTTCTGGACGCTGTATCAGCTGGCGCGCGCCATCGTCGGCGGCCAGCAGGCGGTGCTCGCGGTGCTCCTGACCATGACGGTCGCAGCCTTCAGCTGGCCCAGCCTCGAGTTCGGTCCCGCGGTGCTGGCGCGTCCGCTGTGGGCGCTGTTGCTGCTGCACTCCTGGCAATTGATCGGCCAGAACCGGCGCAACGCCTGGTTCGCGTGGTCGATCGACGCCGGGCTTCTGCTTTTGACGATTTCTGCCGCACCCGTTCTGTTGCTGCTGGTCGCAGGCTTTGCGGTCACGACCGCGCGCGGGCGGCGCACGCTGCAGTCGTTCGATCCGCTGTTCGCGCTTTTGGTGGTCGCCGTGCTGGCGCTGCCCTATCTGATCTGGGTGATCCGCGCCGACGCGCTCGCGTTGCCGCCATGGCCGGCGCTTTCGGATTTGAGCGGCAGGGCGTTGCACTGGGGAATTTTGCTCGGCGGCCTCGTGCTCGCAATTTCCGGCATCGTGCTGCTGATGCTGCTCAACTCCGGCTGGTTCGCGCGCAATCCGGAAGAGGCGCCGATCATCTATCGGCCGCCGGTCGATCCGCTGGCGCGCGAATTCGTGTATTTCTTCGCAATCGCGCCGGCGCTGGCCGGAAGCCTGATCGCGGGTGTTTTCAATTTCGACGGTGTCGCCGGCGGGGCCGGGGTCGCGCTGTTGATGTCGGGGCTCGCCGCGATCGTCGCGACCGGCGATCTCGTTCAGCTGCGGCGTCAGCGCCTGCTGCGCTCGGTCTGGGCGGCCGCCATTCTCGCGCCCGCGCTCGCAGCGCTTGCGGCGACGGTCTTTTTGCCCTGGACCGGCAATGGCGAGGTGGCGACGTCGCTGCCGGCGAAAGCGATTGCCAATTTCTTCGGCGACAGTTTTGAGCGGCGCACTAATCGCCCGCTCAAAGCCGTGACCGGCGATGCCCAGCTTGCGGCCCTGATTTCGCTGGACACCGCCCGTCCGCATCTGCTTTTCGCCACCGCGCCGGAGCGGACGCCATGGCTTGACTTCGCAAAATTCAACGAAACCGGCGGCATCGTGGTGTGGCGCGCATCGGATACGGTCGGCACGCCGCCGCCCGAAATCGCACAGCGATTTCCGGGCCTCGTGCCCGAAGTGCCGCGCGCGTTCGAGCAGCTCGTGACGGGACGGCAGCCGCTATTGCGGATCGGCTGGGCCATCGTGCGGCCGAAGGTGCCGTAG